A single window of Anomaloglossus baeobatrachus isolate aAnoBae1 chromosome 5, aAnoBae1.hap1, whole genome shotgun sequence DNA harbors:
- the SLC25A28 gene encoding mitoferrin-2 isoform X1, translating to MEHESMPAADPWETRREGVRSAACSLNLCWSASFFLCHINVPGAAGCVATLLHDAAMNPAEVIKQRMQMYNSPYRRVTDCMRAVWRNEGAGAFYRSYTTQLTMNIPFQAIHFMTYEFLQENLNPHRQYNPTSHMVSGACAGAVAAAATTPLDVCKTLLNTQESLALNSPSGHITGMANAFRTVYQIGGVTAYFRGVQARVIYQMPSTAIAWSVYEFFKYIITKRQEERRAGR from the exons ATGGAGCACGAGTCCATGCCAGCAGCGGATCCTTGGGAGACCCGAAGAGAGGGCGTCAGATCAGCTGCCTGTTCCCTTAATCTTTGCTGGAGTGCATCTTTTTTTCTGTGTCACATAAATGTCCCAG GGGCCGCGGGATGTGTAGCGACACTGTTACATGACGCAGCTATGAATCCGGCAGAAG TGATCAAGCAGCGGATGCAGATGTACAATTCCCCGTACCGGCGAGTCACTGACTGTATGAGGGCGGTGTGGCGGAACGAGGGCGCTGGTGCCTTTTACCGAAGCTACACAACCCAACTGACTATGAACATCCCCTTCCAGGCCATACACTTCATGACGTACGAGTTCTTGCAGGAGAATCTAAATCCACACAGACAATACAACCCAACCTCCCACATGGTGTCGGGGGCCTGCGCGGGAGCGGTGGCCGCCGCCGCCACCACACCACTGGACGTATGTAAGACCTTGCTGAACACGCAGGAATCTCTGGCCTTGAACTCCCCGAGCGGACACATCACAGGCATGGCCAATGCCTTCAGGACGGTATACCAAATAGGCGGCGTGACTGCCTACTTCCGAGGGGTTCAGGCCAGGGTCATCTATCAGATGCCCTCCACAGCCATCGCGTGGTCCGTGTACGAGTTCTTCAAATACATCATCACCAAGCGCCAGGAGGAAAGAAGGGCAGGCCGCTAA
- the SLC25A28 gene encoding mitoferrin-2 isoform X2 — MELEAVLKERGGAAAGDPARVLGAWVKRGWPAAGADTELSAAESASRSREPSAKESELEYEALPEGSTVSTHMLAGAVAGVMEHCLMYPVDCVKTRMQSLQPDPAARYRNVMEALSKIIRTEGFWRPMRGMNVTATGAGPAHALYFACYEKLKKTLSDVIRPGGNSHIANGAAGCVATLLHDAAMNPAEVIKQRMQMYNSPYRRVTDCMRAVWRNEGAGAFYRSYTTQLTMNIPFQAIHFMTYEFLQENLNPHRQYNPTSHMVSGACAGAVAAAATTPLDVCKTLLNTQESLALNSPSGHITGMANAFRTVYQIGGVTAYFRGVQARVIYQMPSTAIAWSVYEFFKYIITKRQEERRAGR, encoded by the exons ATGGAGCTGGAGGCCGTGCTGAAAGAACGAGGGGGCGCGGCCGCCGGGGATCCCGCCCGGGTGCTGGGAGCTTGGGTGAAGCGTGGATGGCCGGCTGCTGGCGCAGACACCGAGCTGAGCGCTGCCGAGTCCGCGAGCCGCTCCCGGGAACCGAGCGCCAAGGAGAGCGAGCTGGAGTACGAGGCGCTGCCGGAGGGCTCCACGGTCAGCACGCACATGCTGGCGGGGGCCGTGGCCGGGGTCATGGAGCACTGCCTCATGTACCCTGTGGACTGTGTCAAG ACCCGCATGCAGAGCCTACAGCCTGATCCCGCAGCACGCTACCGCAACGTCATGGAGGCCTTATCCAAAATCATCCGCACCGAAGGATTCTGGAGGCCGATGCGAGGAATGAATGTCACAGCCACAGGCGCCGGCCCAGCCCACGCTCTCTATTTTGCCTGCTACGAAAAACTAAAAAAGACATTGAGTGATGTAATCCGCCCTGGGGGGAATAGCCATATAGCTAATG GGGCCGCGGGATGTGTAGCGACACTGTTACATGACGCAGCTATGAATCCGGCAGAAG TGATCAAGCAGCGGATGCAGATGTACAATTCCCCGTACCGGCGAGTCACTGACTGTATGAGGGCGGTGTGGCGGAACGAGGGCGCTGGTGCCTTTTACCGAAGCTACACAACCCAACTGACTATGAACATCCCCTTCCAGGCCATACACTTCATGACGTACGAGTTCTTGCAGGAGAATCTAAATCCACACAGACAATACAACCCAACCTCCCACATGGTGTCGGGGGCCTGCGCGGGAGCGGTGGCCGCCGCCGCCACCACACCACTGGACGTATGTAAGACCTTGCTGAACACGCAGGAATCTCTGGCCTTGAACTCCCCGAGCGGACACATCACAGGCATGGCCAATGCCTTCAGGACGGTATACCAAATAGGCGGCGTGACTGCCTACTTCCGAGGGGTTCAGGCCAGGGTCATCTATCAGATGCCCTCCACAGCCATCGCGTGGTCCGTGTACGAGTTCTTCAAATACATCATCACCAAGCGCCAGGAGGAAAGAAGGGCAGGCCGCTAA